Proteins from a single region of Hypomesus transpacificus isolate Combined female chromosome 9, fHypTra1, whole genome shotgun sequence:
- the pfkmb gene encoding phosphofructokinase, muscle b: protein MAQTAHVDPTKMGVGRAIAVLTSGGDAQGMNAAVRATVRVGIYTGAKVFFVHEGYQGLVDGGDNIRPATWESVSMMLQLGGTVIGSARCQDFRTKEGRTKAAYNLVKRGITNLCVIGGDGSLTGANQFRTEWSELLAILLKAGKITETEVKSSSHLNIVGMVGSIDNDFCGTDMTIGTDSALHRIIEVVDAITTTAQSHQRTFILEVMGRHCGYLALVTALACGADWVFIPEMPPEENWEKHLCRRLTDQRERGSRLNVIIVAEGAMNRQGKPITCDLLKQLVSERLGFDTRATILGHVQRGGTPSAFDRILGSRMGVEAVMALLEATPETPACVVSLSGNMAVRLPLMECVQVTKDVTTAMDEGRFEDAVKLRGKSFENNWNTYKMLAHVHPPETKSNINIAIVNVGAPCAGMNAAVRSAVRIGLIQGHQMLAVHDGFEGLAYGQIEPISWAGVGGWTGKGGSMLGTKRSLPGKLIEEISLNIAKFNIHALVIIGGFEAFLGGLELVQAREKYEELCIPLVVIPATVSNNIPGSDFSIGADTAVNTITSTCDRIKQSAAGTKRRVFIIETMGGYCGYLATMAGLASGADAAYIYEEHFGIHDLEMNVEHLVEKMKTTVKRGLILRNEKCNANYTTDFIFNLYSEEGKGVFDCRKNILGHMQQGGTPTPFDRNFGTKMGAKSVLWLTDKLKECYRHGRIFANSPDSACVLGMKKRSLVFQPLVELKDHTDIEHRIPKTQWWLKLRPILKILAKYNISLDTSENAHMEHIIKKRTLV, encoded by the exons ATGGCACAGACAGCTCACGTGGACCCCACCAAGATGGGGGTGGGCAGGGCCATCGCTGTGCTGACCTCTGGGGGTGATGCCCAGG GTATGAATGCAGCTGTCAGGGCCACAGTCAGAGTTGGCATCTACACTGGAGCCAAAGTCTTCTTCGTCCATGAG GGTTACCAGGGCCTAGTGGATGGAGGGGATAACATCCGTCCTGCCACCTGGGAAAGTGTGTCCATGATGCTGCagctg GGTGGCACTGTGATCGGAAGCGCCCGTTGTCAAGACTTCCGCACCAAGGAGGGACGTACCAAGGCTGCCTACAATCTGGTGAAGCGAGGCATCACAAACCTTTGTGTAATCGGTGGGGATGGCAGTCTGACCGGTGCGAACCAGTTTCGCACAGAGTGGAGCGAGCTGCTGGCTATCTTGTTGAAAGCAG GCAAGATCACAGAGACAGAAGTCAAAAGTTCCTCCCACCTGAACATCGTAGGCATGGTGGGCTCTATTGACAACGACTTCTGTGGTACCGACATGACCATCGGCACCGACTCCGCCCTGCACCGCATCATTGAGGTGGTGGATGCCATCACCACAACAGcgcaaag CCACCAGAGAACCTTCATCCTGGAGGTCATGGGCAGACACTGCGG GTACCTGGCCCTGGTGACAGCTCTGGCCTGCGGAGCTGACTGGGTGTTTATCCCAGAGATGCCCCCTGAGGAGAACTGGGAGAAACATCTCTGCAGGAGACTGACTGAT caaagAGAGCGTGGTTCTCGTCTGAATGTCATCATCGTTGCTGAGGGAGCCATGAACCGTCAAGGCAAACCCATCACCTGTGACCTGCTCAAGCAG CTGGTGTCTGAGAGACTGGGATTTGACACCCGTGCCACCATCCTGGGACACGTCCAGAGAGGCGGAACTCCTTCTGCTTTTGACAGGATCCTG ggcaGCAGGATGGGTGTGGAGGCAGTGATGGCCCTGCTTGAGGCCACACCAGAAACACCTGCCTGTGTGGTCAGTCTGTCTGGTAACATGGCAGTTAGACTGCCCCTCATGGAGTGTGTCCAAGTG ACAAAAGATGTAACCACAGCCATGGATGAGGGAAGGTTTGAAGATGCTGTCAAGCTCAGGGGAAA GAGCTTTGAGAACAACTGGAACACTTACAAAATGCTTGCTCACGTGCACCCCCCAGAAACAAAG AGCAACATCAACATAGCCATAGTAAACGTGGGCGCTCCCTGCGCTGGGATGAATGCAGCGGTGCGTTCAGCTGTCAGGATTGGCCTCATCCAGGGACACCAGATGCTGGCTGTACATGATGGCTTTGAGGGCCTGGCTTACGGTCAG ATTGAGCCCATCTCCTGGGCTGGAGTAGGAGGTTGGACTGGGAAGGGAGGCTCTATGCTTGGCACCAAGAG GTCCTTGCCGGGTAAGCTGATAGAGGAGATCAGTCTGAACATCGCTAAGTTCAATATTCACGCTCTGGTCATCATTGGAGGCTTTGAG GCATTTCTGGGTGGTTTGGAGCTGGTGCAGGCCAGGGAAAAGTATGAGGAACTGTGTATTCCCCTGGTGGTCATTCCTGCTACAGTCTCCAACAACATCCCGGGCTCTGATTTCAGCATTGGAGCTGACACTGCCGTAAACACCATCACCTCG ACTTGTGACAGGATCAAGCAGTCTGCTGCAGGCACTAAGAGGAGAGTGTTTATCATTGAGACCATGGGGGGATATTGTGGCTACCTGGCAACCATGGCCGGCCTGGCGTCTGGAGCTGACGCTGCCTACATCTACGAGGAACACTTTGGCATTCATGACCTGGAG ATGAATGTGGAGCACCTGGTAGAGAAGATGAAGACAACAGTGAAAAGAGGTCTGATCCTTAG GAATGAAAAATGTAACGCCAACTACACCACAGACTTCATTTTCAACCTGTACTCAGAGGAAGGCAAGGGAGTATTTGACTGTAGGAAGAACATCCTGGGCCACATGCAGCAG GGTGGAACCCCGACTCCCTTTGACAGGAACTTTGGTACCAAGATGGGGGCTAAGTCTGTTCTATGGCTGACTGACAAGCTGAAGGAATGCTACAGACATG GTCGTATCTTTGCCAACTCTCCAGACTCAGCCTGTGTGCTGGGCATGAAAAAGAGGTCCCTGGTATTCCAGCCCCTGGTAGAACTCAAGGACCACACCGACATTGA ACACCGTATCCCCAAGACCCAGTGGTGGCTTAAGCTGAGGCCCATCCTGAAGATCCTGGCCAAGTACAATATCAGCCTGGACACCTCAGAGAACGCTCACATGGAACATATCATTAAGAAGAGAACACTGGTTTAg
- the itgb7 gene encoding integrin beta-7 isoform X1, which produces MPLYTCLMSFSCTTCLLPCQDMINIFFLTIILLHSVGPVTLCLDGVPGVHGCVPQQNCSECMKSPGCAWCKHKDFLKAGESSERRCDTAQSLITRGCEKVDLMNPLPDYTHLKNQKLSSDMDTVVQLSPQNLHVKLRIGVPIEFNVSFKRAEGYPIDLYYLMDLSFSMKDDLNMIKNLGEDILKTLRKNTKHVRIGFGSFVDKVALPYVSQLKAKKKDPCPSRLDICQPAFSFQNILALTRDAAEFKRMVSKQSISGNLDSPEAGFDAIMQAAVCQDVIGWANVTRILVYTSDDTFHFAGDGSLAGIFEPHDGRCHLNGSGFYDGTKYDYPSVGHLARVLSSNNIQLIFAVTEDSVSAYHALSKLIPQSVVGVLSNDSSNVVQLISEAYRNLSSTILLEHQGTPSGLEVTYKSKCASANSSPSWQKRGECMNVKINEQVDFTVRLTSNHCLNGNKEFYLKVQGISETVKVSVETLCDCDCGDKEIDSQHCHYNGTLSCGACSCKEGHLGQKCECMQPKDDDVSCYQNNSTQLCSGHGICVCGKCVCQGNYRGEFCDCDDSSCARHDNKLCGGNGVCECGKCNCTTTFEGSACQCSTKKDQCMSDDSLLCSGQGTCQCNKCNCNKDFIGEKCSMIPTACQKFKECMTCILEKDKDNHKSCNTSCGSVTPTKSQGPEQYVCVTESISYKVELLNGNIVILYTDLPSTIDKTLVIIGSSVSSIIFIGIAVILVSRLLLELHYRREYSSFLKAQEETDWKDTHNPLFQDATTTIMNPLHIQDG; this is translated from the exons ATGCCTCTGTACACGTGTCTCATGTCATTCTCTTGTACTACTTGTCTCTTGCCGTGTCAAGACATGATCAACATCTTCTTTCTAACCATCATTCTCCTGCACTCTGTGGGACCAG TCACACTCTGTTTGGATGGTGTGCCAGGAGTCCATGGATGTGTGCCTCAGCAGAACTGTTCGGAGTGTATGAAGAGTCCGGGATGTGCCTGGTGCAAACATAAA GACTTCCTGAAGGCAGGTGAGTCCAGTGAGCGCAGGTGTGACACAGCACAGTCCCTGATCACCAGGGGTTGTGAGAAGGTCGACCTCATGAACCCCCTCCCTGACTACACCCACTTGAAAAACCAGAAGCTGAGCAGCGACATGGACACTGTGGTGCAGCTCTCTCCACAGAACCTTCATGTTAAACTAAGAATCG GTGTCCCCATTGAGTTCAACGTGTCATTCAAGAGAGCTGAAGGCTACCCTATTGACCTCTACTACCTGATGGACCTCTCGTTTTCCATGAAGGATGACCTTAACATGATCAAAAACCTGGGAGAGGACATCCTCAAAACTCTCCGCAAGAATACCAAACATGTCCGAATTG GCTTTGGATCATTTGTGGACAAGGTGGCCCTGCCTTATGTTAGccagttaaaggccaaaaaaaaaGACCCCTGTCCAAGCCGATTGGACATCTGCCAGCCAGCCTTCAGTTTTCAGAACATTCTGGCCCTTACTAGAGACGCAGCGGAATTTAAGAGGATGGTGAGCAAACAAAGTATCTCTGGGAACCTGGATTCTCCTGAGGCAGGCTTTGATGCCATCATGCAAGCAGCAGTCTGCCAG GATGTAATTGGTTGGGCCAATGTCACAAGAATTCTAGTCTACACATCTGACGACACATTCCATTTTGCTGGAGATGGAAGTTTGGCAGGAATATTTGAGCCTCATGATGGGAGATGCCACCTCAATGGCAGCGGCTTCTATGATGGCACTAAATAT GACTATCCCTCTGTTGGGCACCTGGCCAGGGTCCTCTCATCTAATAACATCCAGCTCATCTTTGCAGTCACTGAGGACAGCGTTTCTGCTTATCAT GCATTGAGTAAACTAATCCCTCAGTCAGTGGTGGGAGTTTTGAGTAACGACTCCAGCAATGTGGTCCAGCTCATCTCAGAGGCCTACAGA AACCTGTCCTCCACCATCCTGCTCGAGCACCAAGGAACCCCCTCAGGTCTGGAGGTGACCTACAAGTCTAAATGTGCTTCTGCTAACTCCAGCCCTTCCTGGCAAAAGAGAGGAGAATGCATGAATGTCAAGATCAATGAACAG GTGGACTTTACGGTGCGGTTGACCAGCAACCATTGTCTGAATGGGAATAAAGAGTTTTATTTGAAAGTCCAAGGCATATCTGAGACTGTCAAGGTGTCTGTAGAAACCCTGTGCGACTGTGATTGCGGCGACAAAGAGATAGACTCCCAACACTGCCACTACAATGGGACACTCAGCTGTGGAGCCTGCAG TTGTAAAGAAGGACACTTGGGCCAGAAGTGTGAGTGTATGCAGCCCAAAGACGACGATGTTTcctgttaccaaaataactcCACGCAGCTCTGCAGCGGGCatggaatctgtgtgtgtggcaagtgtgtgtgccaggGCAACTACCGTGGAGAATTCTGTGATTGCGATGACAGTAGCTGTGCTAGACATGACAACAAACTCTGTGGGG GAAATGGGGTCTGTGAATGTGGAAAATGTAATTGTACTACAACCTTTGAGGGCTCTGCATGCCAGTGCTCCACAAAGAAAGACCAGTGTATGTCAGATGACAGTCTGCTGTGTAGTGGACAAGGAACATGCCAGTGCAACAAGTGCAACTGCAACAAAGACTTTATCGGAGAAAAATGCTCAATGATTCCCACTGCATGTCAAAAGTTCAA GGAATGTATGACTTGCATATTGGAAAAAGACAAGGACAACCATAAGAGCTGCAATACATCGTGTGGCTCAGTGACACCCACTAAATCACAGGGACCTGagcaatatgtttgtgtcactgaaTCCATCTCATATAAAGTGGAGCTGTTAAATGGCAACATTGTCATTTTATACACAGATTTGCCAA GTACTATTGACAAGACCCTGGTAATTATTGGAAGCTCTGTTTCCAGTATCATTTTTATCGGCATTGCAGTGATCCTGGTCAGCcggctgctgctggagctgcacTACCGCCGGGAGTACAGCAGCTTCCTCAAAGCACAGGAGGAAACCGACTGGAAAGAT ACCCACAACCCCTTGTTCCAGGATGCCACTACAACAATTATGAACCCCTTGCACATTCAGGACGGTTAA
- the itgb7 gene encoding integrin beta-7 isoform X2 produces the protein MPLYTCLMSFSCTTCLLPCQDMINIFFLTIILLHSVGPGVHGCVPQQNCSECMKSPGCAWCKHKDFLKAGESSERRCDTAQSLITRGCEKVDLMNPLPDYTHLKNQKLSSDMDTVVQLSPQNLHVKLRIGVPIEFNVSFKRAEGYPIDLYYLMDLSFSMKDDLNMIKNLGEDILKTLRKNTKHVRIGFGSFVDKVALPYVSQLKAKKKDPCPSRLDICQPAFSFQNILALTRDAAEFKRMVSKQSISGNLDSPEAGFDAIMQAAVCQDVIGWANVTRILVYTSDDTFHFAGDGSLAGIFEPHDGRCHLNGSGFYDGTKYDYPSVGHLARVLSSNNIQLIFAVTEDSVSAYHALSKLIPQSVVGVLSNDSSNVVQLISEAYRNLSSTILLEHQGTPSGLEVTYKSKCASANSSPSWQKRGECMNVKINEQVDFTVRLTSNHCLNGNKEFYLKVQGISETVKVSVETLCDCDCGDKEIDSQHCHYNGTLSCGACSCKEGHLGQKCECMQPKDDDVSCYQNNSTQLCSGHGICVCGKCVCQGNYRGEFCDCDDSSCARHDNKLCGGNGVCECGKCNCTTTFEGSACQCSTKKDQCMSDDSLLCSGQGTCQCNKCNCNKDFIGEKCSMIPTACQKFKECMTCILEKDKDNHKSCNTSCGSVTPTKSQGPEQYVCVTESISYKVELLNGNIVILYTDLPSTIDKTLVIIGSSVSSIIFIGIAVILVSRLLLELHYRREYSSFLKAQEETDWKDTHNPLFQDATTTIMNPLHIQDG, from the exons ATGCCTCTGTACACGTGTCTCATGTCATTCTCTTGTACTACTTGTCTCTTGCCGTGTCAAGACATGATCAACATCTTCTTTCTAACCATCATTCTCCTGCACTCTGTGGGACCAG GAGTCCATGGATGTGTGCCTCAGCAGAACTGTTCGGAGTGTATGAAGAGTCCGGGATGTGCCTGGTGCAAACATAAA GACTTCCTGAAGGCAGGTGAGTCCAGTGAGCGCAGGTGTGACACAGCACAGTCCCTGATCACCAGGGGTTGTGAGAAGGTCGACCTCATGAACCCCCTCCCTGACTACACCCACTTGAAAAACCAGAAGCTGAGCAGCGACATGGACACTGTGGTGCAGCTCTCTCCACAGAACCTTCATGTTAAACTAAGAATCG GTGTCCCCATTGAGTTCAACGTGTCATTCAAGAGAGCTGAAGGCTACCCTATTGACCTCTACTACCTGATGGACCTCTCGTTTTCCATGAAGGATGACCTTAACATGATCAAAAACCTGGGAGAGGACATCCTCAAAACTCTCCGCAAGAATACCAAACATGTCCGAATTG GCTTTGGATCATTTGTGGACAAGGTGGCCCTGCCTTATGTTAGccagttaaaggccaaaaaaaaaGACCCCTGTCCAAGCCGATTGGACATCTGCCAGCCAGCCTTCAGTTTTCAGAACATTCTGGCCCTTACTAGAGACGCAGCGGAATTTAAGAGGATGGTGAGCAAACAAAGTATCTCTGGGAACCTGGATTCTCCTGAGGCAGGCTTTGATGCCATCATGCAAGCAGCAGTCTGCCAG GATGTAATTGGTTGGGCCAATGTCACAAGAATTCTAGTCTACACATCTGACGACACATTCCATTTTGCTGGAGATGGAAGTTTGGCAGGAATATTTGAGCCTCATGATGGGAGATGCCACCTCAATGGCAGCGGCTTCTATGATGGCACTAAATAT GACTATCCCTCTGTTGGGCACCTGGCCAGGGTCCTCTCATCTAATAACATCCAGCTCATCTTTGCAGTCACTGAGGACAGCGTTTCTGCTTATCAT GCATTGAGTAAACTAATCCCTCAGTCAGTGGTGGGAGTTTTGAGTAACGACTCCAGCAATGTGGTCCAGCTCATCTCAGAGGCCTACAGA AACCTGTCCTCCACCATCCTGCTCGAGCACCAAGGAACCCCCTCAGGTCTGGAGGTGACCTACAAGTCTAAATGTGCTTCTGCTAACTCCAGCCCTTCCTGGCAAAAGAGAGGAGAATGCATGAATGTCAAGATCAATGAACAG GTGGACTTTACGGTGCGGTTGACCAGCAACCATTGTCTGAATGGGAATAAAGAGTTTTATTTGAAAGTCCAAGGCATATCTGAGACTGTCAAGGTGTCTGTAGAAACCCTGTGCGACTGTGATTGCGGCGACAAAGAGATAGACTCCCAACACTGCCACTACAATGGGACACTCAGCTGTGGAGCCTGCAG TTGTAAAGAAGGACACTTGGGCCAGAAGTGTGAGTGTATGCAGCCCAAAGACGACGATGTTTcctgttaccaaaataactcCACGCAGCTCTGCAGCGGGCatggaatctgtgtgtgtggcaagtgtgtgtgccaggGCAACTACCGTGGAGAATTCTGTGATTGCGATGACAGTAGCTGTGCTAGACATGACAACAAACTCTGTGGGG GAAATGGGGTCTGTGAATGTGGAAAATGTAATTGTACTACAACCTTTGAGGGCTCTGCATGCCAGTGCTCCACAAAGAAAGACCAGTGTATGTCAGATGACAGTCTGCTGTGTAGTGGACAAGGAACATGCCAGTGCAACAAGTGCAACTGCAACAAAGACTTTATCGGAGAAAAATGCTCAATGATTCCCACTGCATGTCAAAAGTTCAA GGAATGTATGACTTGCATATTGGAAAAAGACAAGGACAACCATAAGAGCTGCAATACATCGTGTGGCTCAGTGACACCCACTAAATCACAGGGACCTGagcaatatgtttgtgtcactgaaTCCATCTCATATAAAGTGGAGCTGTTAAATGGCAACATTGTCATTTTATACACAGATTTGCCAA GTACTATTGACAAGACCCTGGTAATTATTGGAAGCTCTGTTTCCAGTATCATTTTTATCGGCATTGCAGTGATCCTGGTCAGCcggctgctgctggagctgcacTACCGCCGGGAGTACAGCAGCTTCCTCAAAGCACAGGAGGAAACCGACTGGAAAGAT ACCCACAACCCCTTGTTCCAGGATGCCACTACAACAATTATGAACCCCTTGCACATTCAGGACGGTTAA